A genome region from Maridesulfovibrio salexigens DSM 2638 includes the following:
- a CDS encoding HAMP domain-containing methyl-accepting chemotaxis protein: MLKNMKLAMKLGLSFGLMIILTIAMAYVGHNGMQGIEDRVDKADDVNRMVRTILETRMSEKNYILRSDDTYLQKHRKFISALREQIEITNQKFSQKVNHDQMTELGQAVNKYESAFARYVELVNSRAETMETMRAYARTALSELEKVRSEQKEQLESILAETKRKIESGIIRSQFQTIGSVYNAGQQDITDKLSKADDANRAIKWFINARKNEKEYIISSDPKYLELVKTDIINIENLTDNLKQRFNNPGNIAQVAAVIKSISSYYSNFQSYTELMEKQVEAEKAMVEAAREADAECRAARADQKSKMLAQIETSTTILISGALIALFIGMLIAFVLTKAITGPIQMGVRFAQRMAQGDFTRTLDINQKDEVGVLAAALNNMVNRLSIVVGEVGSASENVASGSEELSATAESLSQASTEQAANVEEVSSSMEEMTANIRQNAENAQQTESIAVQSAQQAEESGRAVTQAVDAMKNIAEKISIIEEIARQTNLLALNAAIEAARAGEHGKGFAVVAAEVRKLAERSGEAAREIGDLSSGTVDVAEKAGEMLTQLVPDIKRTADLVQEITAGSSEQLSGAEQINKAVQQLDQVTQQNASASEEMASTSEELSSQAEELQQTMGFFRVNNQNHNTPHALPAAPKEKSASQSENAASSGLALDMGSDYSEDEFEKF, from the coding sequence ATGTTGAAAAACATGAAACTGGCTATGAAATTAGGCCTGAGTTTTGGACTCATGATCATCTTAACAATTGCTATGGCCTATGTAGGTCATAACGGCATGCAGGGAATTGAAGACAGGGTCGACAAGGCAGACGACGTTAACCGTATGGTCCGCACTATCCTTGAAACCCGCATGAGTGAAAAAAACTACATATTGCGTTCAGACGATACCTACCTGCAAAAACACAGGAAATTCATAAGCGCTCTTCGGGAACAGATAGAAATCACAAATCAAAAGTTCTCACAAAAAGTTAACCACGATCAAATGACTGAATTAGGGCAGGCTGTTAATAAATATGAATCTGCCTTTGCACGCTATGTGGAATTGGTGAACAGTAGAGCGGAAACAATGGAAACAATGCGCGCATATGCACGCACGGCCCTCTCTGAACTTGAAAAAGTACGCTCAGAGCAAAAGGAACAACTGGAATCCATACTTGCAGAGACAAAACGAAAAATAGAAAGTGGAATAATCCGGTCGCAATTCCAGACCATCGGCTCAGTCTACAATGCGGGACAGCAGGATATTACCGATAAACTGTCCAAAGCTGACGATGCTAACCGAGCCATCAAATGGTTCATTAATGCCCGCAAAAATGAAAAAGAATATATAATTTCATCCGACCCAAAATATCTGGAATTGGTCAAAACTGACATCATCAATATTGAAAACCTGACCGATAACCTGAAACAAAGATTCAATAATCCTGGTAACATTGCTCAGGTTGCAGCAGTTATTAAATCCATTTCAAGTTACTACAGTAACTTTCAAAGCTATACCGAACTGATGGAAAAACAGGTTGAAGCTGAAAAAGCTATGGTTGAAGCTGCAAGAGAAGCTGACGCTGAGTGCCGCGCAGCCAGGGCAGACCAGAAATCCAAGATGCTGGCCCAGATAGAGACATCAACCACCATCCTTATCAGCGGCGCACTGATCGCCCTTTTCATCGGCATGCTGATCGCTTTTGTCCTCACCAAAGCCATTACCGGACCCATCCAGATGGGTGTACGTTTTGCACAGCGCATGGCTCAAGGGGATTTCACCCGCACTTTAGACATCAATCAAAAAGATGAAGTAGGTGTTCTTGCAGCCGCCTTGAACAATATGGTCAACCGCCTATCCATAGTTGTTGGCGAAGTGGGTAGCGCCAGTGAGAATGTAGCTTCAGGCAGTGAAGAACTTTCTGCAACTGCGGAATCACTTTCTCAAGCCTCCACAGAACAGGCTGCCAACGTTGAAGAGGTCTCCTCTTCCATGGAAGAGATGACCGCCAACATCAGGCAAAATGCTGAGAATGCCCAGCAGACCGAAAGCATTGCCGTGCAATCAGCGCAACAGGCAGAGGAAAGCGGTAGAGCAGTTACTCAAGCCGTTGATGCCATGAAAAATATTGCTGAAAAGATATCCATCATCGAGGAAATAGCCCGCCAGACAAACCTGCTGGCCCTGAACGCAGCAATTGAAGCTGCACGTGCAGGAGAGCACGGCAAAGGGTTTGCTGTCGTTGCCGCAGAAGTAAGGAAACTTGCAGAACGAAGCGGTGAAGCCGCCCGTGAAATCGGCGACCTTTCATCCGGCACTGTAGATGTAGCTGAAAAAGCAGGGGAAATGTTGACTCAACTGGTCCCGGACATCAAACGTACCGCTGATCTGGTGCAGGAGATCACAGCCGGAAGCAGCGAGCAGCTTAGCGGAGCAGAACAAATCAACAAGGCTGTCCAGCAGCTTGATCAGGTTACCCAGCAGAATGCTTCGGCTTCCGAAGAAATGGCCTCTACTTCCGAAGAGCTGTCCAGTCAGGCTGAAGAACTGCAGCAGACGATGGGGTTCTTCAGAGTTAACAACCAGAACCACAACACTCCCCATGCGCTTCCTGCTGCCCCGAAAGAAAAGTCGGCTTCACAATCGGAGAATGCAGCATCTTCCGGACTGGCACTGGATATGGGCAGCGATTACTCTGAAGATGAGTTCGAAAAATTCTAA
- a CDS encoding MarC family protein produces the protein MLALFFQTYLKLFFVLTPFFAISAFLSLTQEMSPAERKKTAVKVTVAVIVSSVILYLYGRYIFDVFGITLDAFRIGAGAVLFLSALNMVNGGGKKFDAGKDDDDIAVVPLAIPIVVGPGTIGALLVMGSGVQGYKDMFLACCALVAAVLTVGILLFISSSLKRLLGKRGLNIMSRLTGLVVASIAAQIFFTGLRNFMLN, from the coding sequence ATGCTCGCATTATTCTTTCAAACCTACTTAAAACTGTTTTTTGTTCTGACCCCGTTTTTCGCTATTTCTGCTTTCTTATCCCTGACTCAGGAGATGTCTCCGGCAGAGCGGAAAAAAACGGCAGTAAAAGTCACAGTGGCAGTTATTGTCAGCTCAGTGATCCTTTACCTCTATGGCAGATATATCTTTGATGTGTTCGGTATCACCCTTGATGCCTTCCGCATCGGCGCAGGCGCTGTTCTTTTCCTTTCTGCACTGAATATGGTCAACGGAGGGGGCAAGAAATTCGATGCCGGTAAAGACGATGACGACATTGCGGTAGTGCCTCTGGCTATCCCTATCGTGGTCGGTCCCGGAACAATCGGCGCTTTGCTGGTCATGGGTTCGGGTGTGCAGGGCTATAAAGATATGTTCTTGGCCTGCTGTGCTCTTGTTGCTGCTGTATTAACGGTAGGAATTCTGTTATTTATCTCCTCAAGCCTCAAACGTCTCCTCGGAAAGAGAGGTCTGAACATCATGAGTCGTTTGACCGGGCTGGTTGTCGCATCCATCGCTGCCCAGATATTTTTTACCGGGCTACGCAATTTCATGCTGAACTAA
- a CDS encoding metallophosphoesterase family protein: MKIAVISDTHLREPDKRLTEVFNKYLANADLLLHCGDLTTFSMWQFFCQHPNFHAALGNCDEWTLSDYLQPLESVNFHGLRIGIAHGWGSRSQVSLNVAQSFGPDFDLVCYGHTHIQDWSIVSGVQMLNPGSLTSPRDERPPCVAIVEVDEEQNMECSFVPVD; this comes from the coding sequence GTGAAAATCGCAGTAATATCTGACACTCACCTCCGTGAGCCCGATAAAAGGCTCACGGAGGTTTTTAATAAGTACCTTGCAAATGCGGACTTGCTCCTGCATTGCGGTGATTTGACGACTTTTTCCATGTGGCAGTTTTTCTGCCAGCACCCTAATTTCCACGCGGCGCTGGGCAATTGTGATGAATGGACCCTCTCTGACTACCTGCAACCGCTTGAGTCAGTAAATTTCCACGGACTGCGCATAGGTATTGCTCACGGCTGGGGCTCACGTTCGCAGGTTTCACTCAACGTAGCCCAGTCTTTCGGACCTGATTTTGATCTGGTCTGTTACGGACACACCCATATACAGGACTGGTCCATCGTCAGCGGAGTACAGATGCTTAATCCCGGCAGCCTGACCTCGCCACGAGATGAACGTCCGCCCTGTGTGGCGATTGTGGAAGTAGACGAAGAGCAGAACATGGAATGCTCATTCGTTCCTGTAGATTAA
- a CDS encoding MlaA family lipoprotein has protein sequence MTRNYSTTILAFVVLTMILLTFPSQVRSADTQDSIVVAQVGSGVIGAVKNNPEEYAEDDFSEDMWGDSEQHEEAYASDPWQGYNRAMFKFNDYLYFNIMKPVTQGYMWLVPLKPRTWTNNFFQNMLYPVRLISCLLQGKFYTAGAETSKFVANSVFGLGGLGNVVGEAQSTMPLYLGNEDMGQTFGVWGIPNGPYFVLPFFGPSTIRDSVGLGIDTFVLNPFWWFGIPWYYSASAGAYNQINKLSFHIGEYESLKEGSIDPYLALRDAYLSYRGKQVRDAKIDPNKPKPKMTTNPDAAPEK, from the coding sequence ATGACCAGGAACTATTCCACAACCATCCTCGCCTTTGTGGTTCTGACTATGATCCTTTTAACCTTTCCTTCACAGGTAAGGTCTGCGGATACGCAAGATTCCATAGTGGTGGCTCAAGTCGGCTCCGGCGTGATCGGTGCCGTTAAAAACAATCCTGAGGAATACGCTGAAGATGATTTCAGCGAGGATATGTGGGGGGATTCCGAGCAGCACGAAGAAGCATATGCTTCCGACCCATGGCAGGGATACAACCGTGCGATGTTCAAGTTCAACGATTATCTGTACTTCAACATCATGAAACCCGTTACTCAAGGCTACATGTGGCTGGTTCCGCTCAAGCCCAGAACCTGGACCAACAACTTTTTCCAGAACATGCTTTACCCCGTACGCCTGATAAGCTGTCTGCTGCAGGGTAAATTTTATACTGCCGGTGCTGAGACATCCAAGTTTGTAGCTAACTCGGTCTTCGGACTTGGAGGACTTGGTAATGTTGTAGGCGAAGCACAATCAACAATGCCTCTCTACCTCGGCAACGAAGATATGGGACAGACCTTCGGTGTCTGGGGCATCCCCAACGGTCCGTACTTCGTACTGCCCTTCTTCGGCCCTTCCACAATTCGTGATTCAGTCGGACTTGGAATTGACACCTTCGTGCTCAACCCCTTCTGGTGGTTCGGCATTCCCTGGTATTACTCCGCATCTGCCGGAGCTTACAACCAGATCAACAAACTTTCATTCCACATCGGTGAATACGAATCCCTCAAGGAAGGCTCTATTGACCCCTACCTCGCTCTTAGGGACGCTTACCTTAGTTACCGAGGCAAACAGGTCAGAGACGCCAAGATAGACCCAAACAAGCCTAAACCGAAGATGACCACCAACCCGGATGCGGCACCAGAAAAGTAG
- a CDS encoding ABC transporter substrate-binding protein, whose amino-acid sequence MKRTLSIFIIVLLLSLSAGAAFAAENSPMVRLRSGIQGVIAILNDPDLKGNPDKQEEMTLKIRETIKDFFNFEELSKRSIGRPWLKFTPEERERFVDLFTDVLEQTYLGRVGEYSGEKVAFDKETIIKGKYAQVDTRLLTGKQDIPVFYRMKLTDGEWDVYDVKIEGVSLVKNYRTQFTGILDTTNDKTFEASKKELFKRLEDKCAELKANPKATAENGIK is encoded by the coding sequence ATGAAAAGAACATTATCCATATTCATTATCGTCTTGCTCCTCAGTCTTTCTGCGGGAGCGGCCTTTGCGGCAGAAAACTCACCCATGGTCCGGTTGCGTTCCGGGATTCAGGGAGTCATAGCAATTCTCAACGACCCTGATCTCAAAGGGAACCCTGACAAACAGGAAGAGATGACTCTCAAAATCCGCGAAACCATAAAGGATTTTTTTAATTTCGAAGAACTTTCCAAACGTTCCATAGGGCGGCCCTGGCTTAAGTTTACCCCTGAAGAGAGAGAAAGATTCGTTGATCTTTTCACTGACGTACTCGAACAGACCTACCTTGGTCGTGTCGGAGAATATTCCGGTGAGAAAGTCGCATTTGACAAAGAGACTATTATTAAGGGAAAATACGCACAAGTAGACACCCGTTTGCTTACCGGCAAACAGGATATCCCTGTTTTTTACCGCATGAAGCTCACCGATGGCGAGTGGGATGTTTATGACGTAAAAATCGAAGGCGTAAGTCTGGTCAAGAACTATCGCACACAGTTTACCGGAATTCTTGACACTACAAATGATAAGACCTTCGAGGCCAGCAAGAAAGAACTTTTCAAGCGACTCGAAGATAAATGTGCTGAGCTTAAAGCGAACCCTAAAGCCACAGCTGAAAACGGCATTAAATAA
- the mlaD gene encoding outer membrane lipid asymmetry maintenance protein MlaD — protein MKKYPKETAVGIFVFIGLLCIVYMSIKLGDVHMFSDDHYHVTASFNDVTGLRVNSPVEMMGVPIGYVSKINLDIEKQKAVLTLSLEKRIELTDDAIASVKTSGLIGDKYIKITPGGVGDPIEPGGVIIETESAIDIEDLISNYVFGKV, from the coding sequence ATGAAAAAATATCCTAAAGAAACAGCAGTCGGCATATTCGTCTTTATCGGTCTGCTCTGTATTGTCTACATGAGTATTAAGCTCGGTGATGTGCATATGTTCTCAGACGACCATTACCATGTTACCGCCAGCTTTAACGATGTGACCGGGCTTCGGGTTAACTCTCCCGTTGAAATGATGGGCGTTCCTATCGGCTACGTAAGCAAAATTAATCTCGACATTGAAAAACAGAAGGCTGTGCTGACTTTAAGCCTTGAAAAGCGCATCGAACTGACTGACGATGCTATTGCCTCAGTTAAAACCAGTGGTTTAATCGGGGATAAATATATCAAAATAACTCCCGGCGGTGTTGGAGACCCCATTGAACCGGGCGGAGTTATCATTGAAACAGAGTCAGCAATTGATATTGAAGACTTGATCAGTAATTATGTTTTTGGCAAAGTCTAA
- a CDS encoding ATP-binding cassette domain-containing protein: MTIGYGGNPVVSDINATLPGGGISVILGRSGCGKSTLLKNILKLNTPISGAVYLGRHDIYKLKRKAFRCLKQRIGVLFQDGALLGALNLFDNVALPLREHTRLKQDEIHDVVRSKLSLVGLENFMDYYPNELSGGMRKRAGLARAMVMDPDILFCDEPTSGLDPINSAELDDLLIELKERFDMTIVVVSHDLASMQTIADYVVVLGEGKTLFKGQKNELLATEEPYLRQFLDRESEEREAPRLTMAPLDPSVMKMDCAKYIGDLNSN; encoded by the coding sequence CTGACAATCGGCTACGGCGGAAATCCCGTAGTTTCCGATATCAATGCTACTCTTCCCGGCGGTGGAATTTCTGTTATTCTCGGACGCTCAGGCTGTGGTAAATCAACCCTGCTTAAAAATATCCTCAAACTCAACACTCCCATCAGTGGTGCCGTATATCTCGGCAGGCATGATATTTACAAACTCAAGCGCAAAGCCTTCCGCTGCCTGAAACAACGTATCGGCGTTCTTTTTCAGGATGGGGCTCTGCTCGGTGCACTGAACCTTTTCGATAACGTAGCTTTACCGCTGCGCGAGCACACCAGACTCAAGCAAGACGAGATCCATGACGTGGTCAGGTCGAAACTGAGTCTCGTGGGTCTTGAAAATTTCATGGACTACTACCCGAATGAACTTTCCGGGGGAATGCGCAAAAGGGCAGGTCTGGCCCGCGCAATGGTCATGGATCCAGACATCCTGTTCTGTGACGAACCCACGTCAGGACTCGACCCTATCAACTCGGCCGAGCTTGACGATTTACTCATTGAACTCAAAGAAAGGTTCGATATGACTATCGTGGTGGTCAGCCATGATCTGGCCAGCATGCAGACAATTGCCGATTACGTTGTAGTTCTCGGTGAAGGTAAAACTCTTTTCAAAGGTCAGAAGAATGAACTTCTGGCAACGGAAGAACCTTACCTGCGTCAATTCCTGGATCGTGAAAGTGAGGAACGTGAAGCTCCGCGCCTGACCATGGCTCCTCTTGATCCTTCTGTTATGAAAATGGATTGCGCCAAATACATTGGCGATTTGAACAGCAATTAA
- a CDS encoding MlaE family ABC transporter permease, producing MSQVETENKLLLPINMVGKLSINLLNEAGAMFIFLMHGLLHIFSSLGIFKKSVKELYFIGVKSITVISLIGLFTGMVVGLQTQYALSKFGSEGFLGAAVALSLVRELGPVLTAIMLTGRAGSSMTAEIGVMRISEQIDALELMDINPINYLVSPKLVASLISFPILTAFFDLIGIVGGYLSGVMLMGGNAGVYWHRVHTALGWDDISAGFNKSLVFAVLVCTVCCFQGYFTHHRKDGKGPEGVSQATTTAVVMSCVLVLVADYIITSLLL from the coding sequence ATGTCCCAAGTAGAAACTGAAAACAAATTACTCCTGCCGATAAATATGGTTGGTAAATTGAGCATTAACCTCCTCAATGAGGCAGGAGCAATGTTCATTTTCCTCATGCACGGCCTGCTTCATATTTTCAGTTCACTTGGAATTTTCAAAAAATCAGTAAAGGAACTTTACTTCATAGGAGTCAAGTCCATTACTGTTATATCGTTGATCGGGCTTTTCACCGGTATGGTTGTCGGCCTACAAACTCAGTACGCCTTATCCAAATTCGGTTCTGAAGGTTTTCTCGGAGCGGCTGTAGCTCTTTCGCTGGTGCGTGAACTAGGCCCAGTACTGACCGCCATAATGCTGACCGGCAGGGCTGGATCGTCCATGACGGCTGAAATCGGGGTAATGCGCATCTCTGAACAGATCGATGCCCTCGAACTCATGGACATCAACCCTATAAATTATCTGGTTAGCCCCAAACTGGTGGCTTCACTTATCTCCTTCCCGATCCTGACAGCCTTCTTCGATCTTATCGGGATTGTTGGCGGCTATTTGAGCGGAGTAATGCTGATGGGCGGCAACGCAGGCGTGTACTGGCACCGTGTTCATACCGCCTTGGGTTGGGATGATATTTCGGCCGGATTCAACAAATCTCTCGTATTCGCAGTTCTGGTCTGCACGGTTTGCTGCTTTCAGGGGTATTTTACCCACCACCGAAAAGACGGCAAAGGTCCCGAAGGCGTGAGCCAAGCAACAACAACCGCAGTAGTTATGTCCTGTGTTCTGGTTCTTGTAGCCGACTACATCATAACTTCCTTGCTTCTCTAG
- a CDS encoding HD domain-containing protein gives MMKNLKNRDKMTRLADFLFEVGMLRKTPRTGYQFLGTGSESVADHSYRVAVLGYVLADMAGADMARTVFMCLFHDLHEARTGDFNYVNRIYNRSYRDKALRHTLAGTGLEDKIFPHWEELEECETIESKLAQDADQIDFILNLKEELDMGNPYAGKWMESALKRLRTEEGQQLADKIAETDHKDWWYLGPPPSWWENKNGLDDED, from the coding sequence ATGATGAAAAACCTTAAAAACCGCGACAAAATGACCAGGCTTGCCGATTTCCTATTCGAAGTCGGCATGCTGCGCAAAACCCCGAGAACAGGATACCAGTTTCTGGGCACAGGATCTGAGTCCGTTGCCGACCACTCCTACCGGGTGGCTGTTCTCGGATACGTTCTGGCTGACATGGCTGGGGCAGACATGGCTCGCACAGTCTTCATGTGTCTTTTCCATGACCTGCATGAAGCCCGCACCGGGGACTTCAACTACGTAAACCGTATTTACAACCGTAGCTACCGGGATAAGGCTTTGCGGCACACGCTTGCCGGGACAGGACTCGAAGATAAAATATTCCCTCACTGGGAAGAGCTTGAGGAATGTGAAACCATTGAATCAAAACTGGCTCAGGATGCTGACCAAATTGATTTCATCCTCAACCTCAAAGAAGAACTGGATATGGGTAATCCCTACGCCGGCAAATGGATGGAATCGGCACTGAAAAGATTGCGAACTGAAGAAGGTCAGCAATTAGCCGATAAGATAGCTGAGACTGACCATAAAGACTGGTGGTATCTCGGTCCGCCTCCAAGCTGGTGGGAAAATAAAAACGGTCTTGATGACGAAGATTGA